A single window of Cottoperca gobio chromosome 9, fCotGob3.1, whole genome shotgun sequence DNA harbors:
- the LOC115012973 gene encoding uncharacterized protein LOC115012973 isoform X2, translating to MSCVTSLWAHVFMTTHLLFVMGCVAQKVYFDCGAKVDVVDVQGLILSPGFPNNYSSGTHCVWQFFVPVDYQLILEIFDFDVFESHDFAAQYSAISNFEESDEEVIFTPGILAADETSSAAKDPMFQSVGDVTKTQQTSQDGEVKQVVVQEQSTKMEIAKVSNSAKRSADASSGLSSPPPPSLLLLPGTVTSGDMAASSSHLRGDLTPSSDPSTVVEETTLASPHSSDTPAMSLEPQHSVLDACPHDVLYISDLITFSSRFCGSNRPPSSQLVFGSSQEMVEVIMELITTTHWGRGFALLFHYHNLTEPGGDRRAAAPTASKVDSLLAAVSGAAFFAMILTSALCVVFRPKLCPKRASSCASSNSEVPVGVQNTGAEVSELQLIAENQTDLEVTIEQDNNNDSPRHTVSAGGDISQSAEVDLSCSGLTELDLGADEVFIVSSASSPSSLPFSPHTRERFLRHSDTGPSPAGDWHSPDSTSPNGTRSSKDGSGGCARPRAWSVRTFQDFLPPLPQLHKKWCSWNSNSPFTKLVDSTPSSLVADCKGDHGRIVFSDVQLDAKADNSTISDSSISNASYPLSQPAQRQRRLNSISNLRRSRFTGPCFGLLSGTADPTKASGVPHAQGSPSEPSSVSSSSTQSQIESGQAAKRCEFQGEADHISVPVFAISEEEDRQPLVSAEHLEQTSAVLNGLVKGTYEGNGPASLSSQRARPEWRPWGSQVSGGVGALPSNTLATMSESGTVNDSQPSFSQSTVLCSVINHM from the exons ATGAGTTGTGTTACGTCGCTTTGGGCGCATGTTTTTATGACAACACATCTACTCTTCGTGATGGGATGCGTTGCACAAAAA GTGTACTTTGACTGTGGTGCCAAGGTGGACGTGGTGGACGTCCAAGGACTCATTCTGTCCCCTGGCTTCCCCAACAACTACTCCTCTGGGACACACTGCGTTTGGCAGTTCTTTGTGCCTGTTGATTACCAGCTTATTCTGGAGATATTTGACTTTGATGTGTTTGAAAGCCATGACTTCGCTGCACAGTACTCTGCTATCTCTAATTTTGAAGAGTCAGACGAAGAGGTGATTTTCACTCCTGGCATCTTAGCGGCAGATGAAACTTCATCAGCAGCTAAAGATCCCATGTTTCAGAGTGTCGGGGACGTCACAAAGACTCAGCAGACTTCCCAAGATGGTGAGGTCAAGCAAGTAGTGGTCCAGGAACAGTCCACAAAGATGGAGATTGCCAAAGTCTCAAATTCTGCCAAAAGATCTGCGGATGCCTCCTCTGGCCTGTCTTCgccacctcctccctctctcctgctcctacCTGGGACTGTGACTTCAGGAGACATGGCTGCCTCTTCGTCTCACCTCAGGGGAGACCTCACCCCCAGTTCTGACCCAAGCACAGTTGTGGAGGAGACCACCCTTGCCTCGCCACATTCCTCTGACACTCCAGCTATGAGCCTGGAACCCCAGCACTCGGTGCTTGACGCCTGCCCCCACGATGTCCTCTACATCTCAGACCTCATCACCTTCTCCTCCAGGTTCTGTGGGTCCAACCGGCCTCCCAGCAGCCAGCTGGTTTTCGGCTCCAGCCAGGAGATGGTGGAGGTCATCATGGAGCTCATCACCACCACCCACTGGGGCCGTGGCTTCGCTCTTCTCTTCCACTACCACAACCTGACCGAGCCAGGGGGGGACCGCCGTGCTGCTGCTCCCACAGCCAGCAAGGTTGATTCTTTGCTGGCTGCTGTGAGCGGAGCTGCCTTCTTTGCAATGATACTGACAAGTGCCCTCTGCGTCGTTTTCAG ACCCAAACTGTGTCCGAAAAGAGCCAGCTCCTGTGCGTCCAGCAACTCTGAG GTGCCAGTGGGAGTCCAGAACACCGGGGCTGAGGTCAGCGAGCTGCAGCTGATTGCTGAGAATCAGACCGACCTGGAAGTGACCATAgagcaggacaacaacaacgacaGCCCGCGGCACACAG TCAGTGCTGGCGGTGACATTTCCCAGAGTGCAGAGGTGGACCTCTCCTGCAGCGGTTTGACTGAACTCGACCTTGGTGCGGATGAGGTTTTCATTGTATCTTCAGCCTCTAGCCCGAGCAGCCTACCCTTCTCACCTCACACA CGGGAGAGGTTTCTGCGGCACAGTGACACGGGTCCCAGCCCTGCAGGTGACTGGCACTCACCAGACTCCACCTCACCAAACGGCACCAGGTCCTCCAAGGACGGCAGCGGTGGCTGTGCCAGACCGAGAGCGTGGAGCGTACGCACCTTCCAGgacttcctccctcctctgccgCAGCTGCACAAGAAGTGGTGCAGCTGGAACTCCAACAGTCCCTTCACCAAGCTGGTGGACAGC ACTCCATCCAGTTTGGTAGCTGACTGCAAAGGGGACCACGGCAGGATTGTCTTCTCCGATGTTCAACTGGACGCTAAGGCAGACAACAGCACCATCTCTGACTCATCCATCAGCAATGCCTCCTACCCGCTTTCACAGCCCGCCCAGAGGCAGCGGCGCCTCAACTCCATCAGCAACTTGCGGCGCTCGCGCTTCACTGGGCCTTGCTTTGGCTTGCTTTCTGGGACGGCAGACCCAACAAAGGCATCCGGGGTTCCTCATGCCCAGGGATCCCCCTCAGAGCCAAGCTCTGTCTCTTCGTCCTCCACCCAGAGTCAGATCGAGAGCGGCCAGGCCGCAAAGAGGTGCGAGTTCCAAGGCGAGGCTGACCACATCAGCGTGCCGGTGTTTGCCATCTCTGAGGAGGAGGACCGGCAGCCTCTGGTCTCAGCTGAGCACCTGGAGCAGACCTCCGCCGTGCTGAATGGATTGGTCAAGGGGACATATGAGGGGAATGGGCCTGCCAGCCTCAGCTCCCAAAGGGCCAGACCAGAGTGGAGGCCATGGGGAAGCCAGGTGTCAGGAGGAGTTGGTGCACTCCCTTCCAACACACTCGCCACCATGAGCGAGTCCGGCACAGTCAATGACAGCCAGCCGTCTTTCAGTCAGTCCACAGTGCTGTGCAGTGTGATCAACCACATGTGA
- the LOC115012973 gene encoding uncharacterized protein LOC115012973 isoform X3: MNDGSALPILQVYFDCGAKVDVVDVQGLILSPGFPNNYSSGTHCVWQFFVPVDYQLILEIFDFDVFESHDFAAQYSAISNFEESDEEVIFTPGILAADETSSAAKDPMFQSVGDVTKTQQTSQDGEVKQVVVQEQSTKMEIAKVSNSAKRSADASSGLSSPPPPSLLLLPGTVTSGDMAASSSHLRGDLTPSSDPSTVVEETTLASPHSSDTPAMSLEPQHSVLDACPHDVLYISDLITFSSRFCGSNRPPSSQLVFGSSQEMVEVIMELITTTHWGRGFALLFHYHNLTEPGGDRRAAAPTASKVDSLLAAVSGAAFFAMILTSALCVVFRPKLCPKRASSCASSNSEVPVGVQNTGAEVSELQLIAENQTDLEVTIEQDNNNDSPRHTVSAGGDISQSAEVDLSCSGLTELDLGADEVFIVSSASSPSSLPFSPHTQRERFLRHSDTGPSPAGDWHSPDSTSPNGTRSSKDGSGGCARPRAWSVRTFQDFLPPLPQLHKKWCSWNSNSPFTKLVDSTPSSLVADCKGDHGRIVFSDVQLDAKADNSTISDSSISNASYPLSQPAQRQRRLNSISNLRRSRFTGPCFGLLSGTADPTKASGVPHAQGSPSEPSSVSSSSTQSQIESGQAAKRCEFQGEADHISVPVFAISEEEDRQPLVSAEHLEQTSAVLNGLVKGTYEGNGPASLSSQRARPEWRPWGSQVSGGVGALPSNTLATMSESGTVNDSQPSFSQSTVLCSVINHM; the protein is encoded by the exons ATGAACGATGGAAGCGCGCTCCCGATACTTCAG GTGTACTTTGACTGTGGTGCCAAGGTGGACGTGGTGGACGTCCAAGGACTCATTCTGTCCCCTGGCTTCCCCAACAACTACTCCTCTGGGACACACTGCGTTTGGCAGTTCTTTGTGCCTGTTGATTACCAGCTTATTCTGGAGATATTTGACTTTGATGTGTTTGAAAGCCATGACTTCGCTGCACAGTACTCTGCTATCTCTAATTTTGAAGAGTCAGACGAAGAGGTGATTTTCACTCCTGGCATCTTAGCGGCAGATGAAACTTCATCAGCAGCTAAAGATCCCATGTTTCAGAGTGTCGGGGACGTCACAAAGACTCAGCAGACTTCCCAAGATGGTGAGGTCAAGCAAGTAGTGGTCCAGGAACAGTCCACAAAGATGGAGATTGCCAAAGTCTCAAATTCTGCCAAAAGATCTGCGGATGCCTCCTCTGGCCTGTCTTCgccacctcctccctctctcctgctcctacCTGGGACTGTGACTTCAGGAGACATGGCTGCCTCTTCGTCTCACCTCAGGGGAGACCTCACCCCCAGTTCTGACCCAAGCACAGTTGTGGAGGAGACCACCCTTGCCTCGCCACATTCCTCTGACACTCCAGCTATGAGCCTGGAACCCCAGCACTCGGTGCTTGACGCCTGCCCCCACGATGTCCTCTACATCTCAGACCTCATCACCTTCTCCTCCAGGTTCTGTGGGTCCAACCGGCCTCCCAGCAGCCAGCTGGTTTTCGGCTCCAGCCAGGAGATGGTGGAGGTCATCATGGAGCTCATCACCACCACCCACTGGGGCCGTGGCTTCGCTCTTCTCTTCCACTACCACAACCTGACCGAGCCAGGGGGGGACCGCCGTGCTGCTGCTCCCACAGCCAGCAAGGTTGATTCTTTGCTGGCTGCTGTGAGCGGAGCTGCCTTCTTTGCAATGATACTGACAAGTGCCCTCTGCGTCGTTTTCAG ACCCAAACTGTGTCCGAAAAGAGCCAGCTCCTGTGCGTCCAGCAACTCTGAG GTGCCAGTGGGAGTCCAGAACACCGGGGCTGAGGTCAGCGAGCTGCAGCTGATTGCTGAGAATCAGACCGACCTGGAAGTGACCATAgagcaggacaacaacaacgacaGCCCGCGGCACACAG TCAGTGCTGGCGGTGACATTTCCCAGAGTGCAGAGGTGGACCTCTCCTGCAGCGGTTTGACTGAACTCGACCTTGGTGCGGATGAGGTTTTCATTGTATCTTCAGCCTCTAGCCCGAGCAGCCTACCCTTCTCACCTCACACA CAGCGGGAGAGGTTTCTGCGGCACAGTGACACGGGTCCCAGCCCTGCAGGTGACTGGCACTCACCAGACTCCACCTCACCAAACGGCACCAGGTCCTCCAAGGACGGCAGCGGTGGCTGTGCCAGACCGAGAGCGTGGAGCGTACGCACCTTCCAGgacttcctccctcctctgccgCAGCTGCACAAGAAGTGGTGCAGCTGGAACTCCAACAGTCCCTTCACCAAGCTGGTGGACAGC ACTCCATCCAGTTTGGTAGCTGACTGCAAAGGGGACCACGGCAGGATTGTCTTCTCCGATGTTCAACTGGACGCTAAGGCAGACAACAGCACCATCTCTGACTCATCCATCAGCAATGCCTCCTACCCGCTTTCACAGCCCGCCCAGAGGCAGCGGCGCCTCAACTCCATCAGCAACTTGCGGCGCTCGCGCTTCACTGGGCCTTGCTTTGGCTTGCTTTCTGGGACGGCAGACCCAACAAAGGCATCCGGGGTTCCTCATGCCCAGGGATCCCCCTCAGAGCCAAGCTCTGTCTCTTCGTCCTCCACCCAGAGTCAGATCGAGAGCGGCCAGGCCGCAAAGAGGTGCGAGTTCCAAGGCGAGGCTGACCACATCAGCGTGCCGGTGTTTGCCATCTCTGAGGAGGAGGACCGGCAGCCTCTGGTCTCAGCTGAGCACCTGGAGCAGACCTCCGCCGTGCTGAATGGATTGGTCAAGGGGACATATGAGGGGAATGGGCCTGCCAGCCTCAGCTCCCAAAGGGCCAGACCAGAGTGGAGGCCATGGGGAAGCCAGGTGTCAGGAGGAGTTGGTGCACTCCCTTCCAACACACTCGCCACCATGAGCGAGTCCGGCACAGTCAATGACAGCCAGCCGTCTTTCAGTCAGTCCACAGTGCTGTGCAGTGTGATCAACCACATGTGA
- the LOC115012973 gene encoding uncharacterized protein LOC115012973 isoform X1 yields MSCVTSLWAHVFMTTHLLFVMGCVAQKVYFDCGAKVDVVDVQGLILSPGFPNNYSSGTHCVWQFFVPVDYQLILEIFDFDVFESHDFAAQYSAISNFEESDEEVIFTPGILAADETSSAAKDPMFQSVGDVTKTQQTSQDGEVKQVVVQEQSTKMEIAKVSNSAKRSADASSGLSSPPPPSLLLLPGTVTSGDMAASSSHLRGDLTPSSDPSTVVEETTLASPHSSDTPAMSLEPQHSVLDACPHDVLYISDLITFSSRFCGSNRPPSSQLVFGSSQEMVEVIMELITTTHWGRGFALLFHYHNLTEPGGDRRAAAPTASKVDSLLAAVSGAAFFAMILTSALCVVFRPKLCPKRASSCASSNSEVPVGVQNTGAEVSELQLIAENQTDLEVTIEQDNNNDSPRHTVSAGGDISQSAEVDLSCSGLTELDLGADEVFIVSSASSPSSLPFSPHTQRERFLRHSDTGPSPAGDWHSPDSTSPNGTRSSKDGSGGCARPRAWSVRTFQDFLPPLPQLHKKWCSWNSNSPFTKLVDSTPSSLVADCKGDHGRIVFSDVQLDAKADNSTISDSSISNASYPLSQPAQRQRRLNSISNLRRSRFTGPCFGLLSGTADPTKASGVPHAQGSPSEPSSVSSSSTQSQIESGQAAKRCEFQGEADHISVPVFAISEEEDRQPLVSAEHLEQTSAVLNGLVKGTYEGNGPASLSSQRARPEWRPWGSQVSGGVGALPSNTLATMSESGTVNDSQPSFSQSTVLCSVINHM; encoded by the exons ATGAGTTGTGTTACGTCGCTTTGGGCGCATGTTTTTATGACAACACATCTACTCTTCGTGATGGGATGCGTTGCACAAAAA GTGTACTTTGACTGTGGTGCCAAGGTGGACGTGGTGGACGTCCAAGGACTCATTCTGTCCCCTGGCTTCCCCAACAACTACTCCTCTGGGACACACTGCGTTTGGCAGTTCTTTGTGCCTGTTGATTACCAGCTTATTCTGGAGATATTTGACTTTGATGTGTTTGAAAGCCATGACTTCGCTGCACAGTACTCTGCTATCTCTAATTTTGAAGAGTCAGACGAAGAGGTGATTTTCACTCCTGGCATCTTAGCGGCAGATGAAACTTCATCAGCAGCTAAAGATCCCATGTTTCAGAGTGTCGGGGACGTCACAAAGACTCAGCAGACTTCCCAAGATGGTGAGGTCAAGCAAGTAGTGGTCCAGGAACAGTCCACAAAGATGGAGATTGCCAAAGTCTCAAATTCTGCCAAAAGATCTGCGGATGCCTCCTCTGGCCTGTCTTCgccacctcctccctctctcctgctcctacCTGGGACTGTGACTTCAGGAGACATGGCTGCCTCTTCGTCTCACCTCAGGGGAGACCTCACCCCCAGTTCTGACCCAAGCACAGTTGTGGAGGAGACCACCCTTGCCTCGCCACATTCCTCTGACACTCCAGCTATGAGCCTGGAACCCCAGCACTCGGTGCTTGACGCCTGCCCCCACGATGTCCTCTACATCTCAGACCTCATCACCTTCTCCTCCAGGTTCTGTGGGTCCAACCGGCCTCCCAGCAGCCAGCTGGTTTTCGGCTCCAGCCAGGAGATGGTGGAGGTCATCATGGAGCTCATCACCACCACCCACTGGGGCCGTGGCTTCGCTCTTCTCTTCCACTACCACAACCTGACCGAGCCAGGGGGGGACCGCCGTGCTGCTGCTCCCACAGCCAGCAAGGTTGATTCTTTGCTGGCTGCTGTGAGCGGAGCTGCCTTCTTTGCAATGATACTGACAAGTGCCCTCTGCGTCGTTTTCAG ACCCAAACTGTGTCCGAAAAGAGCCAGCTCCTGTGCGTCCAGCAACTCTGAG GTGCCAGTGGGAGTCCAGAACACCGGGGCTGAGGTCAGCGAGCTGCAGCTGATTGCTGAGAATCAGACCGACCTGGAAGTGACCATAgagcaggacaacaacaacgacaGCCCGCGGCACACAG TCAGTGCTGGCGGTGACATTTCCCAGAGTGCAGAGGTGGACCTCTCCTGCAGCGGTTTGACTGAACTCGACCTTGGTGCGGATGAGGTTTTCATTGTATCTTCAGCCTCTAGCCCGAGCAGCCTACCCTTCTCACCTCACACA CAGCGGGAGAGGTTTCTGCGGCACAGTGACACGGGTCCCAGCCCTGCAGGTGACTGGCACTCACCAGACTCCACCTCACCAAACGGCACCAGGTCCTCCAAGGACGGCAGCGGTGGCTGTGCCAGACCGAGAGCGTGGAGCGTACGCACCTTCCAGgacttcctccctcctctgccgCAGCTGCACAAGAAGTGGTGCAGCTGGAACTCCAACAGTCCCTTCACCAAGCTGGTGGACAGC ACTCCATCCAGTTTGGTAGCTGACTGCAAAGGGGACCACGGCAGGATTGTCTTCTCCGATGTTCAACTGGACGCTAAGGCAGACAACAGCACCATCTCTGACTCATCCATCAGCAATGCCTCCTACCCGCTTTCACAGCCCGCCCAGAGGCAGCGGCGCCTCAACTCCATCAGCAACTTGCGGCGCTCGCGCTTCACTGGGCCTTGCTTTGGCTTGCTTTCTGGGACGGCAGACCCAACAAAGGCATCCGGGGTTCCTCATGCCCAGGGATCCCCCTCAGAGCCAAGCTCTGTCTCTTCGTCCTCCACCCAGAGTCAGATCGAGAGCGGCCAGGCCGCAAAGAGGTGCGAGTTCCAAGGCGAGGCTGACCACATCAGCGTGCCGGTGTTTGCCATCTCTGAGGAGGAGGACCGGCAGCCTCTGGTCTCAGCTGAGCACCTGGAGCAGACCTCCGCCGTGCTGAATGGATTGGTCAAGGGGACATATGAGGGGAATGGGCCTGCCAGCCTCAGCTCCCAAAGGGCCAGACCAGAGTGGAGGCCATGGGGAAGCCAGGTGTCAGGAGGAGTTGGTGCACTCCCTTCCAACACACTCGCCACCATGAGCGAGTCCGGCACAGTCAATGACAGCCAGCCGTCTTTCAGTCAGTCCACAGTGCTGTGCAGTGTGATCAACCACATGTGA